The Panthera leo isolate Ple1 chromosome D4, P.leo_Ple1_pat1.1, whole genome shotgun sequence nucleotide sequence GTGGCACGTGGTCTGGAGCTGCTGAGTCAGGTTGCGGGCAATAGCAAGAGTACGTGACTCAATGtgctaaaaataaagcaagtttaAAAATTAGCAGTGAATCCAACAGGGCTATTTAGCAGTCAGTTCAATTACAGTAAACTGGGTATGTGTCTACCACGTATGTGGATTCTTCGACTTTTCAAAATCCTCATAAGAACCCCAGAATACCAGAGCAGTTCTGTCCACTTTTCAGTAGGCATATGAGCTTTGGGAAACCAAAGAACCACTTTCTAGGACTACAGCATGGCATTTCTTCTGTCTGGAACATCCGGGCCCTTATTGCCCTTTCACCTAGTTTATTCACCCATTAGAACTCAACTTAGCACtcctctcttccaggaagccatCTGACTCACCCATCCTTTCTCCAAGGCTGAGTTAGGTTCCTTTCCTATACATTCTCATAGCACCTGTGTTGATGCTAGCAGAAAGCACTGTGGCAATACAAATGCCATATCACCTGTGAGTCTGTGCCCCTTATGAGGGCAAGGCCTAAGTTTCTCATTTAGTTGTATTCTGATATGGGCAAGACGTGGGTCTGTAGGTTAAATTACTGCACATTTTGCTTTTCTGTCACTGAACAACCAATATACCCAGTACTGTTCAAACTTGTGATAGAAGACAGTATTCTAAGAGGAATAatgggaaaatggaaatgaaaaataagaacatcTTCAGAAACTGCACTGGATGACTCTCCCCAGTGTCTCACCTCAGCACAGTGGGATTCATCTGTATCATCATGGCCGATGCTTCTCTTCCATTCCACCCAGGAGAGATAGAACTTATCCTGAGCACCTTGAATTTTCTGGTTGGCACTCTGCACATTCTGCCTGGCAAATTCAATCTAGAGTATGTTGAAATAACACAAAGGAACAAACCAGTCAGACATGCATTCATATTAGCCGGTTCTCAGAGGATATAAAtcagataatataaaaaacaagaaTTTCCACGAGAGTTTAAGGAGAGTTGTCCCCACTATCATTGTTATTTATTACCAGTTTTTGTAAATCAACCAAGTAATCATAGTTTTTTACTGCCTCTATTTATTAAACCACTGTCTCCAAATTTACGTCCACTTTAGCACAGGTAactcaaatttaacatgtatatacgtaaaacataaaattacaaaaggaaaaggaattaaaacCCCTTCTTCCCTGTTGCCAGCTACCTCTTTCCCCTTCCAAGAAGAAACCAGCTTCTAAGGATACTACAATACAGACTGTTTTGCAACTTGGCAATCTTTAATGGCTACACAAGTCTTTTATGATGTATCAATTTAATTACTTTCCAATTAGTTGACAGGCATCGTTTATAGTGTTTTGTAACTCTAAACTTATCTGTGCAtctataaagaaacattttttttaaacgtttacttattgttgacagacagagacagagcatgagcagggaaggggcagagagagagggagacgcagaatccgaagcaggctccaggctccaagctgtcagcacagagcctgactcggggctcaaacccacaaacgctgagatcatgacctgaaccaaagtggaacgtttaactgacggagccacccaggagctcctacaAGGAAACATTTCTAAAAGTAAAACTGCTTAAGGCATAGGTGTGTTTGTAACTTGCCCAGAACAATCCCTCGTATCCCCCAGGAAAACACAAGTACAGGCACACCTCTTTCTCTACCTCACTGCCCACAGCATCAAATTTTGCCACTGTGATAGGCCAGGGGAAGCATCTGGAACTTGGCCCCTCAGAAGAAGACTAACATCGCTTCATGTATTTCAGCCATTTATCGTTCCTTTTCGGTGAGTTGTCTGTATaactctttgcccatttttctactgggTTGTTCACAAGATTAAAATTCCTGGATGTCATGATTACATTTCTCTCATCCCTCCAGAGGGATGGGCTCACTTTAGCTACCTTTAAATGAAGTTCTACTCACCAGGTTAACAGTGGAATGGAGCTGAGAAATGGTCTCTTGGCTTTTTTGCTTGGCTTCTTTAACCCTGCTGAGAGCCTGCTGGTAGGCACGTGAGCGGAGCTTGGTAGACAGGGATCCCAGCCTAATGTAATAACTTGGCTTCTGAACCGTATCAAACCCTTCAaccttttttgcttctttttctgaaattagaaataaaggaacaaaaatccCAAGGGATCACACCTAGAAGTGAGGAGGCCTGGCCTCTAACCTGGATCTTACCTTGTTGATTCTACCCACCCACCTAGCAATTATGCTCTCACTCCCCCAGGACAGCTCCTGTCTGCCTCTGGGCTTGACCACCCAAAACACACATATCACTGCATCTGACATCTTTATCTACACGTGTCTcaaccccttcccccacccctatcAGTGAGCTTCTTGGGCaacacagtatctggcacatagcaggcactaaATGTTTAATGATTCTGTAAAGCAGCCCATTGAAAATAACCCATTTATAGAAAACTTCTCTAAGTTAATTTCTCCCAAAGTTTCCAAACTTACTATGTAGAACTCTATATGAAACAACTCAGAATCAAACAGGTGACTTTTGGTATATGAAGTAGATCTCAATGAAGCAGttttaaaagacagatttaaGATATAAACTATGAGTTCAAGACAAATATCCAATTACCTAGTTCTTTCTCAGTGAGAGGGAGGTACTGGTCTACCAGCAACTCGGATTTGGTGAGTGCATTCTCTACTCCACTGCTAACCAGCTGCATCATCCGACTTCCCAAGACTGTGTTAATGCCGCCATTGACCACAGACTTGGTCTTCTGCACACTGCCAGTCACTGCTCCTTTGGTCTTGTCCATCACCCCAGTGATGGTGCTGGCCATGGTATCCTTGGCTCCAGTCACAGTAGTTGTCACAGCATCTTTTGCCCCAGTCATAGCACCTCTGGCATTGGCAACAACCTACAAGTAAAAAAACAGATTGCCTGGCTGATCAGAAACACAGGCGTAAATATAGAATTATAGTCTTAACGAGGGCAGCCTCATTTGAAGTGCTTAACAAGGAATCTGGCCCTTTCACTCTCTAGCTTTAGGTCTTAGGCAAATCGCCAAGAGTTAATAAGCATCAGTTTCCTCAGCAGGTCTATCTGCCCTATCTGCCACCACTCAAGCGTTGCTGGAGGAGCCAATAAGGTCAAACGATACAAAATGTGTCAAGGTATTTCATTTTAACTAGGACAAACATGTAATAAGGTACAAAAGATCCTCTAAAGAAGAATGGCATTTTCCATGTTGACATGCTCACAGTGAGAGCAGCAGCCCAGGCACACCTAGGAGCACAGACAGGTGGTACCATGCCCACCTGGCCCTAGGAGCACAGCCCCAGAAGGTCAACACCTGGGCAGAGACGTCAGTTCCCCATCCTAAAGGATGGGCTCTCAGACACCgtgagaaaaatgtttatataccACCTCTTCATTTATCTAATACCATATGGATTCAGTTATTTGTGACAGCAATATCATCTACAGAGGCAAAGCCACAAATCAATAAAGATCATACTAAAGCATGACAACCAAAGGGGGCGAATTCATCTTGTTCCTTAGAGATAACCTGACAGTAATTCAGCAAGTAAGGGAGTGGCCATCGCTGTTTCAAAAATACATTCAGGAGGAGAATTTATTTCTCCTGTTTATGGCATGTTCATGACACGCACAGCCTGGGCTAACCAGACAGAACATGAAGACGTGTGAGGCAGCAAGCCTTGGCACTCTTGCCCAACCAAGCTCACCTGGTTTGTTGGCTGATTCAGAATAGGCAGTTTCTCCTCAATCCTGTCGAGCCCCTTACAAGCATAGGTATTAGCAACCGCAACTAGAAGAATCACAAATGAAGACAATGTTAAGTGCAGATAAGAACGTATACTATTATACCTTGGACCTttggcatttttataaaaaattggaAGAATGTCGATCTTCATTTACAATACAACGCATTGCCTAGTTTCTCTAGCTCAGATGGAAGAGGCTTAGCAGGTTGCTGGCAATGGTCTTCTACAGACAGGGAAATAAGGAAGTGGAAGGGAGCAGCAGGCAGTAGCAACGCTGTGCCAGGCAGGAAGCTGGCTAAGAAGCTTCTTCCTCATCAACTGGTATATAAGGTGAATGCTAAGAGAAGCCAGGCTTCAACTGAACCCTCATTCAGGGAATGAGATAtctgaaaattctaaaaattagcACTTCCTGTCCAGTTTAATCCCTATCTACACTTAATTCAGTAAGTGGCACTGTATTTTGGGTTATTAGCAGGAAAAAGCATGCTAACAGCACCCTGAACGTCACCAACAAAGCACAGATTTTAGTCCAAGCTTCCCTTCCAATGATGGCCAAGCCAAGCACTAGTAACAAATCCATCTGGGAAGAAGCAGAGTTGGAAAATTGGTCCCTAACGGTTCCTTATAATCCCAGAAGGCCATGATTTAACCATTTAGAGGAAGTATCTAAAGCTTTACTCAAAAGCAgttaataacatgaaaaaatggAACCCTTCCTACGctactagtgggaatgtaaaacggtgcagctgctttggaaaacaagccggcagttcctcaaaaacttaagcagttaacatatgacccagcaatcccactcctaggtatatacccaagacacctgaaaacatatatccacacaaaatcTTGTACACGAACGTTCACAGTAACATTCAAGATTTAGCATCACCGAAAGTAgaaggaacccaaatgtccatcaactgatgaataagtAAAATGCGATCTATCCACAGAATGGAAAATGATTCCACAATAAAATAAGGCACTGATACAACACGACATGGATAAACCccgaagacattatgctaaatgaaagaagccagtcatgaaaaacatttttcatggttccatttatattaaatgttcagaaaagagaagtctataaagactgaaaatagattagtagttgcctaAGGGGGTtggaaggagatggggagagactgCTAATGGGTGTAAggtttcatcctttttttttttttttaattgtagcaaaatacaaacatacaCTTCACCattttcactatttaaaataaaaatggttttactTCTGCATAATTCAGAGGCATTAAATTCATtcacaatggtatgaaattatcacattattttcagaactttttcaacATCCTAAACAGAAACTGGTATGAGGTCcctttctgaggtgatgaaaagGTTCTAAATGGATTATAGAGATacttgcacaactctgtgaatatactaaaaactacttaattgtacactttaagtgggtgagTTCTATGGTGTGTTAATTGTATaccaaaaaaatgttacttttgacAATAGTTCATGCATATTGTGTGATCCCAAGGAAATCAGTTATTCATTTCACCCACTAGCTCCCTTGTGACCTCTGCTGACAGAGGCATCACTGGAGGACTGTTTAACTCTCTTGAACATCTGCTATTGTCATGAGGCACTTTCCATAACAATAAGGGTACCTggtagggcttttttttttaaagtttatttttgagagagaatggagaGCAAGCAGATAGAGAACAAgcggggagggacacagagatggagacagtcagcactgtcagcacagagcctgatgtggggctcgaactcacgaatcgtgagatcatgaccggagtcaaagtcaagagtcagacactcaaccgaatgagccaccccagtgcccctacCCAGCAGTTTGTACGTAAAGGCAGTATGTACCTAAGGAAAGGCAGAGGGGGTTCCCTGAGGCTGCCTCTAAGTGCTAGGGGTCTAAGGCTGGCTTTCACATATTCTAGACAGTTCCTGGCTCACCCCTGCCCAATCCCTTGGACTGAATCTTGAGGAAGAAATCAGAACTACTCACTTTGTGGCTCCAGCTTCTGGATGATGGGTAGAGCACTCGTCACAGCCACAGAAGTGATGGTCTTCACACCCTTCTCCGCCATCTCGCACACGGCCTTCAAGCAAGGATACTGATCCTTTGTACTGATGTAAGCCGAGGAGACAAGGTCGTATGTGGAGCTCACCAAGGGTAGGTTAGCTACCCTAGTGACCACACTCTGCAACCAAGGCAGAGGAAATCGTTAATTCCTCAAAACACACGGGAGGGAAAGGAATCaagaaaactgtatttaaagGTCATACCGGTTGTGGATTAACTGCGACCGATGCCATTTTTCCTCCTGAAGAAAGAAATCTGTGGAAGAGAAACTTCTTTCAGGACACCAGGGTAAGACTCTCCCAGACTCAGTCCCCACTCaagtaaatgttaatttcaagAGAAACATGCAAGATACAGTAGGTGTGGTCTTCTGCATTTCTCCCCGGCCTCAAGCTGGCAGCTCTCCCCTAGGCAAACACCTTCTGAGGCTGGCTTTCAGAATTTATGGGTAAAATTCCAATAGAAAACAGGGTCTATAGGAAACAGCAAAGTTATTGGGATGTTTGTCTTGTTCTCCACCAGGATATTAGGAATGCCTTTTGAAGAGGAACATCTGTTCACAAAAACTGTGGAACCAAGTTAAAATCCATGATAAAACTATAgagaggggtgcttggctgggtcagtcagtacagcatgcgattcttgatccagggttgtgagttcaagccccatgctgggtgtagagattacttaaaaatattttttattaaaatttaatggtttttcttttcttttctttttcttttttttttttttgaaagagagagagagaaacagcgcaggaggtacagagagagagagggaggcacagaatctgaagcaggtcccaggctctgagctgtcagcacagagccccaggggcTGGAATTCactaactgggagatcatgaccctgacctgagccaaagttggacgcctaaccaactgagccaaccaggcgcccctaaaagtaaaatattttttaaaaagatttcaagtAGAAGACATCTTTGACAGGACCATCTGTGATAAAATGAGGCACCGATAAATAGCTCATTGATAAAATGGAGCACTTTAGGGgaatttattccttcctttgaaGGGACTGCCACTAGTCTAGGGGAGACtaaagcaggagagggaaggcGGGCTCCCAGGAATTGAGAAACATTCCAGGAggcttttaaatgttcatttagttCTTCCAGCGACTATACACCCACATAAAACTGCCTCACTGCTAAGCAGCAGACCTGGGAAGGAAGAATCTATCTGCACGGCCCGCTGTCCACCACTTCAGGGCTAGTCAGTCTACCCTCCGGTCGCCCAGGGTCCCAGTGACACAGGAAATGAGTAAGAGCCACCCCGAAGGGGCAAGTCAGGCGCCAGCTCCCACAGCCTTGCTGTCGCCGTGAACCCCACAGAGTTCTGCCTGGAGACGATTTGCTAGCACATTTCCTTTCCGATAATGTACTTTCGTGGACAAATGGAAACTGTTACCGCGCAACCAAGCCAAGAAGCTACACCCGCACTGAAGCTGCTGGCAgagattccagaaagaaaaaaaaaaaaaaaagcaagactggAAAGCGCAGGCCCAGGAGACCGCCCCTTCCCAGCCCGGACCCGGAAACCGCCCCGAGGCCGCGAGGCGGGCAGGCTCCGGGACCACCGCCCAGTCCCCTAGCCTGGAGCCCCGCGGGGGACCCGGGCCAGGCCGCGGGTCACAGAGGGGGCGCGCACCTACCAACCGATATTAGCGCAGAGACCAGAGTCCGACGAGTCCCACGCGACGTTCAAAGCCAGGCTCTGGCCACCCGGCTATAtaccccgccggccccgccccccgcgcccccgcaGCACGTGACCCGCGGCCCCTACGCGGAGCAGCCGCAGCCCCGCCCGAGGGTCGCGCTGCCGCCGGCGTGAGCGCCCTGCCCGGCGGGTGGCGGAGGTCGTCGGCGCGCCGGCGGCCTCGCGGGTTTTGCAAAAGGAGTCGGCGGAGTCGCGTTACGAACGAACCGTAACCTGTTGATTACCGTCAGTCCGCAGAACAGAGCTGCCTTTAAAAGCGGAAACGACGGCTTCTGGGATTATTTTTAGCGAGTAAATGACTTCTAACGTTTGGTGAAATTTTAACCTGATGACGGTCCTGTAGAgattgttttattgcttttttgtctttaaggttggtttttcaaatgtatttctcatttatttaattcacaAGAAGGGCTTTAGAATGCCGTCAGTtggtctcctttttttcccccaggaacaGTTATTTCCAAATCACTCCAGGATGGTAGCTGCCTGTGCTTATTATGCAAGATGGTCTGTAAAAAAATTGTTAtgctttttcaaagaaagaaagggtagTTACATCGTCAACATTTGCGTCCCAGTTTTTTTCGTCTTAAAAGGCAGGGACTTGAACCAGATTATCTGAGCAAACAAGTTGCAACGGCCCCGGGCAGGGTAGGAGATCCGTGGACGTGTCCCCGAACAGACCAGCGGCAGGGGATCCCCGCGTGATGTCGCCGCCAGCCTTTGCCCCCTCGCGCTCTCTCACGGGGAAGGCAAACAAGGGACAGGTGGAAGGGGAACTAGCGCCCGGGACGGCCGCCAGGTCATGGCCGCCTCCCGGGGCCTGGCGACTGGCTGTGTCAAGCAGCGGCGTTTCAACTGTGGAAAGCCCTCAAAAGCTCCATTACTTAACTTACGGTGCGTGCACATAGATACTGTGTATCATATCTGCAGCTCCAAACTGACCATTAAAAATGTATCCCGTACATTTTTaatgggtggctgagtcggttgagcgtccgacttcagttcaggtcatgatctcactgtccttgagttccagtcccgcctaaggctccgtgctgacagcccagagcctggagcctgtttcagattctgtctgtctgtctgtctctctctctctctctctctctctctctctgcccctcccccactcattcttgcgctctctgtcaaaaataagtaaacatttaaaaaaaaatcatcccttaTACAAGACCGAAGCCGTGCATCTAGAGGCCCTCCGCAAGAGAATACAGTATTTCTCCCTCCCTTCGCACCCTGCGattcaaaatgaaacacaatacTAAACCATAAGATAAATGTTAGGAAGTCCAAAAAGGTACTGGGTTGGTTTATGTTTTCCCCCACTATGTTGACATTTTCAATGCTTTAagcaaattctttctctctctctccttttttttttttttttttttctttttgttgttccaGCTTTGTTAGGGCTATCAGCAGAGGTTTGGTGTGTCAGTTGTTAATCAAACCCCTGCTGTGATGTCAGATGGCAGGAATGTATTGAATTTTGAGTAATAAAGAGttgagtgggtttttttctttttttacttccctCTAATCTGACCTCTCATTTTGCAACAGAGAACTCTTGCCCTTTCACCTACAATGGCTCCATTTTGTCCTCTTTTGTTTTAAACCCCTGAGTCACTTAGCTAAGCatgcttccttttgcttttttatttctgtaaaggtGAGGGCTCCAGGGACTAATCTtaaatcggttaagcatctgactcttgatttcttctcaggtcctgatctcacagtttgtgagttcactctcttctccacccctcccatgcactcgcgctctctctctcctctctctctccaaataaataaacttaaaaaaattctttttaaagaattgtttttgcGCAGTGCGGTAGGGAATTAGTGCATCAGAATCGCCTGGGTACTTGTTACACATTCAGCCTCCttccccagacctactgaattaggaTCTCCAGGGAGTGAGGCCCAGGAGCCTGCATTTTTAACAACACCCCTTTTGAATATCACCCCTTTACTCTTGACATAGCACATTCACATATTCCTCACATTTGAGCCTCACAACAGTCTGGAAACTCAATGAAATGGGGATTGTTAACTCCCCGTCTTCTAAATGAAGAACAACTTCAGACAAGTTATGGGATTTGCCCACAGTCTTACGACTTAGAAGCCAGCCAGGCAAGATTAGATCATAAGGGCATGACCTGGACTCCTTACCTAATTTCTCTTtgtctcagttccctcatctatagAGTGAAAATAATAGTCCTTCATGCTCTAAATAAAGGCTAGATAACTGTTCACTGTACtagtttttcaacttttctggaGCTTAAGATGTTTCAACATACACAGTAGAGAAAATAATgtagcagagagaaaatgagcggACCTGTCATTACATGCAATCAAATGTAAATCAAGAGGCTTCAGACAAGTAATACTGTACAAAACAAATTCAGTGAGCTCTGCTGTTGGAAGGAAGGATGGTAGTTGGTTTGGGGGCTGAGGAGGACTGGTGACTGGATGGGACCACCGAAGGCCCTTTGGGTGCTGctaattttgtttcttgtgctggGAGCTAGTGACTATGCTCTTTTTGTGAAAATgtattaaactaaaataaatttagccctcccccccccccccccccccccccgccccgggtggctcagtcagttaagcgtccgaattcagctcaggtcatgatctcacggttcatgagtttgagcccatgctgggttctgtgctgacagctcggagcctggagactgcttcagattttgtgtctccctctctctctggccctccccatttgcactctcacactcaaaaataaataaacattttaaaaatgtacataaatgtatgtTGGTATAatcttatataatatttattaatatatataataaaatatattaaacttctatatatttttgtatttgttatacTTCTCTagaaaagttttgaaaagttgagaaaaggaaaaaatatagttgTGCTTACTTCATAAGGTTTTTTCAAGGATTAAGTAAATCAATACACTCAACAGAACAATGTCAGGTGCATAggaatggtagctattattaagGTTTTCTAACCACACCCAGAGATTTTTTGTCCAAGAAAACCATGCTGGGCATTGGGTGAAGAGAACTCAGctcacagaggaaaagagaagggatcCCAAGGGACCAGCGATATTCCCAACTCCTGCCCAGCCTTCCTTCCTGGACTGCAAAGTAAGGGAGACCCTGTTGACCGAAGACAACTGTCCTAGAGTTGTAACAACTCAGCCTTCTTTGAGTATCTTATTGATACAAAGCAATAGtgaaatagcaagaaaaaaaaaaatgtggcaatgAAGTGTCCTCTGGAAGGGCCAGGGCAACAGGTTTCCTCCCCCACTATTTCTCTTTGCTGACCCATAAGGACTGTGTGCACCAGCTACATCCATCCACACAGGCTCCTCCTACaggcttctccccctcccccccccgccttgcTCTTTGGACATACCCTCAGTCTCTTGGTCTGGAATGCCTGCCCATCTGGCAAACTCTATTCACTCTGTGCAACACAGCCCTTCACCTCTGTGAGGCTCTCCTCAACCCCAAAGTCACACACTGGTACGTGGCAAGACTGAGCCTCAAACAGGTACGTCAGGCTCCAGTATCTACACTGCTTACCACTACTTGGTATGTGCTCTTAGGCAATGAGTGAACTTGACTCTCATAGGCCTCAGTTCCTGTAACATGAAGGAGTTAGATGGTATCTAGGGTTCCTTCCAGCTGTATTGTCTTAATCCAAAAAATAACAATACCTTACGTTCTTTATGGCTTTATAATGTTCTTTCTATAAACCTTATTCCAAACCACATGGGGGCCTCTTCCTATACCCTTATCATAACACAGACCTGTCCaaacataggaaaaataatactatgctcatcttttcttttcatctaagCTTGAAATTAGATAAAACTGCTTTTCTCATGGACCAGAGACAAAGATAATGGATCACAAGAAATAAGTAATGAGGCCAGATGATTTCTGTTTTGACCAGTTCAAACTGGTCACCAGCAGGAAAAATTTCTTGGATGACCCAGTTAATGTACTTTCCTAATCATGCCCAAACCTGATCCTCTGGCATTCTTCTCTTATTCCCCTACAAATAGTTTGGAGAGAAAACAGCAAGTCCTCCTTCACATGGACTTTAACTTAGTTTCCAAACAAATCAACCTCCTTCTCCTTCTAAAAGAACTCtataggcgtgcctgggtggcccagttggttgagtgtttgacttcggctcaggtcatgatctcatggttcatgggttcaagccccacgtcggggtctgtgctgaacacttcaga carries:
- the PLIN2 gene encoding perilipin-2 isoform X2 gives rise to the protein MASVAVNPQPSVVTRVANLPLVSSTYDLVSSAYISTKDQYPCLKAVCEMAEKGVKTITSVAVTSALPIIQKLEPQIAVANTYACKGLDRIEEKLPILNQPTNQVVANARGAMTGAKDAVTTTVTGAKDTMASTITGVMDKTKGAVTGSVQKTKSVVNGGINTVLGSRMMQLVSSGVENALTKSELLVDQYLPLTEKELEKEAKKVEGFDTVQKPSYYIRLGSLSTKLRSRAYQQALSRVKEAKQKSQETISQLHSTVNLIEFARQNVQSANQKIQGAQDKFYLSWVEWKRSIGHDDTDESHCAEHIESRTLAIARNLTQQLQTTCHTLLSNIQGLPQNIQDQASHVGVMAADIYSVFRNAASFKEVSDGLLTSSKGQLQKMKESLDDVMDYLVNNTPLNWLVGPFYPQLTESQNAQDQGAEKDTTSQAQQPQHKTH
- the PLIN2 gene encoding perilipin-2 isoform X1; the protein is MASVAVNPQPSVVTRVANLPLVSSTYDLVSSAYISTKDQYPCLKAVCEMAEKGVKTITSVAVTSALPIIQKLEPQIAVANTYACKGLDRIEEKLPILNQPTNQVVANARGAMTGAKDAVTTTVTGAKDTMASTITGVMDKTKGAVTGSVQKTKSVVNGGINTVLGSRMMQLVSSGVENALTKSELLVDQYLPLTEKELEKEAKKVEGFDTVQKPSYYIRLGSLSTKLRSRAYQQALSRVKEAKQKSQETISQLHSTVNLIEFARQNVQSANQKIQGAQDKFYLSWVEWKRSIGHDDTDESHCAEHIESRTLAIARNLTQQLQTTCHTLLSNIQGLPQNIQDQASHVGVMAADIYSVFRNAASFKEVSDGLLTSSKGQLQKMKESLDDVMDYLVNNTPLNWLVFDFTAIDLTSETDEIPDIIALEEEDGSDHSHANGPVSSQGQMLNN